A window of Planifilum fimeticola contains these coding sequences:
- the rnr gene encoding ribonuclease R: MQKQAYKPMTLQELLETFGVEEDEDREQFQRLLAGMEAEGKIVRTRSKRYGVPERLNLVRGTLQGHPKGFGFVVPDTPGKPDVFVHPNDLNGAMDGDLVLARLQGGKRDGLRPEGEVVRILKRGRTFVVGTFTSPSRHFGFVIPDDRRLPADIFIPPEGRNGAKEGQKVVVQLHHYPDARHSAEGVVTEILGHKDDPGVDILSIIRKYQLPEEFPEDVLREAEQIPETIDPKELEGRRDLRDRTLVTIDGEDAKDLDDAVSVERLPNGHFRLGVHIADVSYYVKEGSALDREAYRRGCSVYLVDRVIPMLPPRLSNGICSLNPRVDRLTITCDMELNEQGDVVDYNIYPSVIRTRERMTYDAVKRILVDEEPELIERYEPLVDDFRLMARLARILRQRRMKRGAIDFNFSEAKIKVDDRGKPVEIVRRPRTIAESLIEEFMLAANETVAAHFARAEIPFLYRIHEKPDTEKLQSFFEFITHFGYSVRGQADKIRPRALQQLLEEIEGKPEETLISTVMLRSMKQARYAAECLGHFGLAARYYTHFTSPIRRYPDLMIHRIIREVLTEEFFSLQRIDQLNAQLPETADQASKRERIAIEAERETDDLKKAEFMMDRIGEEFEGLISSVTSFGIFVELENTVEGMVHVSYMNDDYYHYDEETYSLYGERTGKVYRIGDRVKVRVTGVNIDEHKVDFELVSKEEKEDEPAKTDRRGRRKGKRGRLREREDGKRKRKKGKRKKQK; the protein is encoded by the coding sequence CAAAGGGTTCGGCTTTGTCGTTCCCGATACCCCCGGAAAGCCGGATGTCTTTGTTCACCCCAACGATTTGAACGGAGCGATGGACGGAGATCTCGTCCTCGCCCGCCTGCAGGGGGGGAAGCGGGACGGCCTCCGGCCGGAAGGGGAGGTTGTGCGCATTCTCAAACGGGGGCGCACCTTTGTGGTGGGAACCTTCACGTCCCCTTCCCGCCATTTCGGCTTCGTCATTCCCGATGACCGAAGGCTTCCCGCGGACATCTTCATCCCGCCGGAGGGACGAAACGGCGCGAAGGAAGGGCAAAAGGTGGTGGTCCAGCTTCACCACTATCCCGACGCGCGGCACAGCGCCGAAGGGGTGGTGACGGAGATCCTGGGGCACAAGGATGACCCGGGGGTGGACATCCTGTCCATCATCCGCAAATATCAGCTGCCGGAGGAATTTCCCGAGGACGTGCTACGGGAGGCGGAACAGATTCCCGAAACCATCGATCCGAAGGAGCTCGAGGGACGCCGCGATCTGCGGGACCGGACGCTGGTCACCATCGACGGAGAGGATGCGAAGGATCTGGACGATGCCGTTTCCGTGGAACGGCTGCCTAACGGCCATTTCCGGCTCGGGGTGCACATCGCCGATGTGAGCTACTACGTGAAGGAAGGAAGCGCCCTGGACCGGGAAGCCTACCGGCGCGGTTGCAGCGTCTATCTGGTGGACCGGGTCATTCCGATGCTTCCCCCGCGCCTGTCCAACGGCATCTGCAGTCTCAATCCGCGGGTGGACCGGCTCACGATCACCTGCGATATGGAACTGAACGAACAGGGGGACGTGGTGGATTACAATATTTATCCCAGCGTGATCCGCACCCGGGAGCGGATGACCTACGACGCCGTGAAGCGCATTTTGGTGGATGAGGAGCCCGAACTGATCGAGCGCTACGAGCCCCTCGTCGACGATTTCCGGCTGATGGCCCGGCTCGCCAGGATTCTGCGTCAGCGGCGGATGAAGCGGGGAGCCATCGATTTCAACTTCAGCGAGGCGAAAATCAAGGTGGACGACCGGGGCAAACCGGTGGAAATCGTCCGCCGGCCGCGAACCATCGCCGAGTCGTTGATCGAAGAGTTCATGTTGGCGGCCAACGAGACGGTCGCCGCCCATTTCGCCCGTGCGGAGATCCCCTTCCTCTACCGGATCCACGAAAAGCCGGACACGGAGAAGCTGCAGTCCTTCTTCGAATTTATCACGCACTTCGGCTATTCGGTTCGGGGGCAGGCGGACAAGATCCGCCCCCGCGCCCTGCAGCAGCTCCTGGAGGAAATCGAGGGCAAGCCGGAGGAGACCTTGATCAGCACGGTGATGCTCCGTTCGATGAAGCAGGCCCGCTACGCGGCCGAGTGTCTGGGCCACTTCGGGCTGGCCGCCCGGTATTACACCCATTTCACCTCGCCGATCCGCCGGTATCCCGACCTGATGATTCACCGCATCATCCGCGAGGTGCTGACGGAGGAATTCTTCTCCCTGCAGCGAATCGATCAGCTGAACGCGCAGCTGCCGGAAACGGCCGATCAGGCGTCCAAGCGGGAGCGGATCGCCATCGAGGCGGAACGGGAGACGGATGATCTGAAGAAGGCCGAATTCATGATGGACCGGATCGGCGAAGAGTTCGAAGGGCTGATCAGCAGCGTCACCTCCTTCGGGATTTTCGTGGAGCTGGAAAACACCGTCGAAGGCATGGTTCATGTCAGCTACATGAACGACGACTATTACCATTACGACGAGGAGACCTACAGCCTTTACGGGGAGCGGACCGGAAAGGTGTACCGAATCGGAGACCGGGTGAAGGTGCGGGTGACCGGTGTCAACATCGACGAGCACAAGGTGGATTTCGAACTGGTCTCCAAGGAAGAAAAAGAGGACGAACCGGCGAAAACGGACAGGCGGGGCCGAAGGAAAGGAAAGCGCGGCCGCCTGCGGGAGCGGGAGGATGGAAAGCGAAAGCGGAAAAAGGGCAAGCGGAAGAAGCAAAAATGA
- the smpB gene encoding SsrA-binding protein SmpB — MKVIARNKKALHDYHIEDTYEAGIVLTGTEIKSIRQGRVNLRDSFARIDNGEVFLLNMHISPYEQGNRFNPDPTRTRKLLLHKEEIRKLIGLTRQKGYTLVPLDVHLRNGFAKVQLALAKGKKQYDKRADIAKRDAQREIERRLKDRQFR, encoded by the coding sequence ATGAAGGTGATCGCCCGAAACAAAAAGGCGCTTCATGATTATCACATTGAGGATACCTATGAAGCCGGCATCGTGCTCACCGGGACGGAGATCAAGTCGATCCGGCAGGGACGGGTCAACCTGCGGGACAGCTTTGCCCGGATCGACAACGGGGAAGTGTTTCTCCTGAACATGCACATCAGCCCCTATGAACAGGGGAACCGCTTCAACCCCGATCCGACGCGGACGCGAAAGCTGCTCCTCCACAAGGAGGAGATCCGCAAGCTGATCGGTCTGACCCGGCAGAAGGGTTACACCCTGGTCCCGCTGGATGTCCACCTCCGCAACGGCTTCGCCAAGGTTCAGCTCGCCCTGGCCAAGGGGAAAAAGCAGTACGACAAGCGGGCGGACATCGCCAAGAGGGACGCCCAGCGGGAGATCGAGCGTCGGCTGAAGGATCGCCAGTTTCGTTAG